A DNA window from Brassica napus cultivar Da-Ae chromosome C1, Da-Ae, whole genome shotgun sequence contains the following coding sequences:
- the LOC106373363 gene encoding uncharacterized protein LOC106373363, whose protein sequence is MSKIANLDFSALKSNGDNYLEWALDAKIMLRSKDLGDTITKDNNSSDKDKYRAIYMIRHHLQENLKTQYMTMENPYDLWIALQRRYDHQKTVLLPKAQYDWKHIRFLDYKSVDEYNSVLFRIVSLLRLCGEKVTEEEMLNKTLSTFPQTNMVLQQQYRERNFATYTELIECLLLAEANNELLLKNSEMRPPGTAPLPDISKLAIEPKKESNLVQHNDHPGPNRGRSQGRGRGSFKAHGRGRGRGTTPGFSRGRGRGRSVSFKPQIKADRCHRCGMGNHWAKNCRTPKHLCELYMESLKRNPEANMVRDPGYDGDDDDDLEDVQDHQHESDKVDHMEFETSDILK, encoded by the coding sequence atGTCAAAGATTGCGAATCTTGATTTCAGTGCTTTGAAAAGCAATGGTGACAACTACCTGGAATGGGCGCTTGATGCAAAGATCATGCTGCGATCAAAAGATCTTGGTGACACAATCACCAAAGACAACAATTCCAGTGACAAAGACAAGTATAGAGCTATCTACATGATACGCCACCATCTCCAAGAGAACTTGAAAACTCAGTACATGACCATGGAAAATCCATATGACCTTTGGATCGCTTTACAGCGAAGATATgaccaccagaaaacggtgttgcttccaaaggctcaATATGATTGGAAACACATAAGGTTCTTGGACTACAAATCAGTAGACGAGTACAACTCAGTCCTGTTCAGAATTGTGTCCTTGTTAAGGTTATGTGGTGAAAAAGTAACCGAGGAAGAGATGCTTAATAAAACTCTCTCCACGTTTCCTCAAACCAACATGGTATTGCAACAGCAGTACAGAGAGAGGAATTTCGCCACATATACTGAGTTGATAGAATGTCTCTTGTTGGCTGAAGCTAACAACGAACTGTTATTgaaaaacagtgagatgagacctcctGGTACAGCTCCATTACCCGACATCTCTAAGCTGGCTATAGAGCCAAAGAAAGAGAGTAACCTTGTCCAACACAATGACCATCCCGGTCCAAACCGTGGAAGAAGTCAAGGACGAGGTCGTGGTTCTTTTAAAGCACACGGGCGAGGACGTGGTCGCGGTACCACACCCGGCTTTAGCCGTGGTCGTGGCCGAGGCCGTAGTGTGTCTTTTAAACCACAGATCAAAGCTGATCGATGCCACAGATGTGGTATGGGTAATCATTGGGCAAAGAATTGCCGAACTCCTAAGCATTTGTGTGAGCTTTACATGGAGAGCTTAAAAAGAAACCCGGAAGCTAACATGGTTCGAGACCCGGGatatgatggtgatgatgatgatgacttggAAGACGTCCAGGATCACCAGCACGAGTCAGACAAAGTTGATCACATGGAGTTTGAAACTTCAGACATACTGAAATAA